From a single Acidimicrobiia bacterium genomic region:
- a CDS encoding TPM domain-containing protein, protein MSTLLPVAAFAQTTIECPAFEGITCDGAVTDTTGMIQDDAGLEEAVGRLVATYGHETAVVVVDGTGGRSVEEFAIDLGDAWGVGDPERNDGIVIAVDLASRITTIQHGPGLNDVPRDFDSIAAVANSFFAAGNFDGGLLAIIGSLDEALAAFAAGETASSNTVGEVMEGFTPDQTTTSTGGGPNLAIIGGALGVALLGGLGVTGVAVRSQRRTRTRRLRKELVDGELARLDVAGHELPLLRDFLMEVEVATTEASTADIVRVLTDVAEIRRPDLDAAVEAAHRHRLLNIIDRDRMMGAAEVPLELQVAGERDVLEGAIQAAARESLEIDLDDEPTFEVRRRELTDLVDGLRPYRVAEARARVAATVDQRLVETAIGHALLTDLGERFLKVAPVLRETPQVGVALETLELAYATARAKTDALETLYAQLPASSARPAVAAALADLEPDADRAFARYERVRQELDEKAADLKQDGLDVAAIAALLLLNRDEGSVPEFLAAYSRNRDEQLTPSESVEYALVGLSNPRRVAAIREQSKRLGLPVAITAALLERRTDGVAVYQELLDDLAEVGLTGDTRRTIAGILAVSLEPAQAVRRWSEARDALVALGLEGSYADIAAAFGASDARGPREFALAYAAQRQALSRSSIDDADRFAPELAHTGTSRQTDTWTGRPIPARFGSFDPFTLLFYHWVITGGHSGSYGWEPVYQDTSWAKDTNSWFGGFSGGGFGGGGGGSSSWGGGGWSSGSFGGFSGGGGFSGGGGGSSSW, encoded by the coding sequence ATGTCGACACTGCTCCCGGTGGCGGCATTCGCCCAGACGACCATTGAGTGCCCCGCGTTTGAAGGCATCACGTGCGATGGCGCCGTCACCGATACGACCGGGATGATCCAGGACGACGCCGGTCTGGAAGAAGCGGTCGGGCGTCTCGTCGCGACGTACGGGCACGAAACGGCCGTTGTCGTCGTCGACGGCACCGGCGGTCGGTCGGTCGAGGAATTCGCCATCGACCTTGGGGACGCTTGGGGGGTCGGCGATCCGGAGCGCAACGATGGGATCGTCATCGCCGTCGACCTCGCCTCACGTATCACGACTATCCAGCACGGGCCCGGCCTCAACGATGTCCCGCGGGATTTCGATTCGATCGCGGCGGTGGCCAACAGCTTCTTCGCAGCCGGCAACTTCGACGGTGGCCTGCTCGCCATCATCGGTTCCTTGGATGAAGCCCTCGCCGCGTTCGCGGCCGGCGAAACAGCTTCGAGCAACACGGTCGGTGAGGTGATGGAAGGCTTCACGCCCGATCAGACGACCACAAGCACCGGGGGCGGGCCCAACCTGGCGATCATCGGCGGAGCTCTGGGCGTGGCATTGCTCGGCGGCCTCGGTGTAACCGGCGTAGCAGTGCGGAGTCAGCGCCGTACCCGCACCCGCCGCCTGCGCAAGGAACTCGTTGACGGAGAACTCGCCCGTCTCGACGTTGCCGGCCACGAGCTCCCCCTGCTGCGGGACTTTCTCATGGAGGTCGAGGTCGCCACGACCGAAGCGTCGACTGCGGACATCGTGAGGGTCCTCACCGACGTGGCGGAGATCCGGCGACCCGACCTCGATGCTGCGGTTGAGGCGGCCCACCGTCACCGACTTCTCAACATCATCGACCGGGACCGCATGATGGGTGCTGCCGAAGTGCCCCTGGAGCTTCAGGTCGCAGGCGAGAGAGATGTGCTCGAAGGGGCAATACAGGCCGCCGCCAGGGAGTCGCTGGAGATCGACCTCGACGATGAACCCACCTTCGAGGTACGACGCCGCGAGCTGACCGACTTGGTGGACGGGTTACGCCCCTACCGGGTGGCTGAGGCCAGGGCCCGAGTGGCGGCCACCGTGGACCAGCGACTGGTCGAGACTGCGATCGGGCATGCATTGCTCACCGACCTGGGCGAGCGGTTCTTGAAGGTTGCTCCGGTACTCCGCGAGACGCCGCAGGTGGGGGTGGCGTTGGAAACGCTGGAACTGGCGTATGCGACGGCGCGGGCCAAGACGGATGCTCTCGAGACCCTATATGCACAGTTGCCCGCCTCTTCGGCTCGACCGGCGGTCGCCGCCGCCCTGGCCGACCTCGAACCCGACGCCGATCGGGCCTTTGCCCGCTATGAACGGGTCCGACAGGAACTCGACGAAAAGGCGGCCGACCTCAAGCAGGACGGACTCGACGTCGCCGCGATTGCCGCACTGCTGTTGCTCAACCGGGATGAAGGGTCCGTTCCGGAGTTCCTTGCCGCGTATAGCCGCAATCGGGACGAGCAACTCACTCCCTCTGAATCGGTGGAGTATGCCCTGGTCGGGCTCTCCAATCCGCGCCGGGTGGCGGCGATCCGGGAACAATCGAAACGATTAGGGCTTCCCGTTGCCATCACGGCCGCGCTGCTCGAGCGACGCACCGACGGGGTGGCCGTCTATCAGGAGTTGCTCGACGACCTGGCAGAAGTGGGCCTCACCGGCGATACCCGGCGGACAATCGCCGGGATTCTGGCCGTATCGCTCGAGCCTGCTCAGGCAGTTCGCAGATGGTCGGAAGCCAGAGATGCTCTGGTGGCTCTGGGACTTGAGGGATCCTACGCCGACATCGCAGCAGCCTTCGGCGCCTCCGATGCACGCGGACCCCGGGAGTTCGCGCTGGCCTATGCCGCCCAGCGCCAGGCGCTTTCCCGCTCCTCGATCGACGACGCCGACCGCTTCGCCCCCGAACTAGCCCATACCGGCACGTCGCGCCAGACCGATACATGGACGGGACGTCCCATCCCGGCCAGATTCGGCTCCTTCGATCCCTTCACACTGCTCTTCTACCACTGGGTCATTACCGGCGGTCATTCCGGCAGCTATGGCTGGGAGCCCGTCTATCAGGATACTTCCTGGGCCAAGGACACGAACTCGTGGTTTGGCGGGTTCTCGGGTGGCGGATTCGGCGGTGGCGGAGGTGGTAGTTCAAGCTGGGGCGGCGGCGGATGGAGTTCCGGCAGCTTCGGTGGGTTCAGCGGCGGTGGAGGGTTTTCCGGCGGCGGCGGTGGATCTAGTAGCTGGTAA
- a CDS encoding CBS domain-containing protein encodes MATIGDVISEKGSDVVRIGQENTVFEAIRAMVDANCGALLVTEDDEIAGIITERDYLRRIALEGRTSKKTLVKEIMSAPVLYVEPSCDVEEALALMTDRRIRHLPVVADDSLKGIVSIGDLVRFQTKEQSFHIQYLEEYISAR; translated from the coding sequence ATGGCGACGATCGGTGATGTGATATCGGAAAAAGGCTCGGACGTGGTTCGCATCGGGCAGGAAAACACGGTCTTTGAGGCAATACGGGCAATGGTCGATGCCAATTGCGGGGCGCTTCTCGTGACCGAGGACGACGAGATCGCCGGCATTATCACCGAGCGTGACTATCTTCGCCGAATCGCTCTCGAGGGCCGGACGTCCAAGAAGACCCTTGTGAAAGAAATCATGAGCGCCCCGGTCTTGTACGTGGAGCCGTCTTGTGATGTCGAAGAAGCTCTGGCTCTGATGACAGACCGAAGAATTCGCCACCTGCCGGTTGTCGCAGACGACAGCTTGAAGGGCATCGTTTCCATTGGGGATCTCGTCCGATTTCAGACCAAGGAACAGAGCTTCCACATCCAGTACCTCGAGGAATATATCTCAGCCCGGTAG